GCCGGGGTGGCCGCGCCGGCCGCAGCCATACAGGTCATGAGTGCCGCAATGCTTCCGCGCGCGGTCATCTTCATAAGTGACGTTCCGTCCTTCCAGGGTCGCGGACATTCCGCTGCCCTGGATGAACGATCCCGCCGGCGGTTTTCCCGGCGTTCTTAGGGAAAGTTCCCCCATACGACCTAATTCGGGGCCGTACGGGGGCCTCACCTTTACGGCTCCGCCCTGTGCGGCCCCGCGTACCGGCCCTGCTCACAACCGGGGGTCGACCGGCTCCGATTCGAGGGCGAGCACCCCGAAGACCGCCTCGTGCACCCGCCACAGCGGCTCCTCCCCCGCCAGCCGGTCCAGGGCCTCCAGCCCGAGCGCGTATTCGCGCAGGGCCAGCGAGCGCTTGTGCCCCAGGAACCGCTGGCGCAGCTTCTCCAGCTGCTCCGGACGCGTGTACTCCGGGCCGTAGATGATCCGCAGGTACTCGCGCCCGCGCACCTTGACCCCGGGCTGGACCAGGCGGCCCTTGCCGTCCCGGGCGTACGCCTGGAGCGGTTTGACGACCATGCCCTCGCCGCCCGCGGCCGTCAGCTCCAGCCACCAGTCGGTGCCCGCCCGTACGGAGTCCTCGTCGGCGGTGTCGACCAGGATCCGGCCGGTGCGGCGCAGCAGCCCGGTGCCGGAGGCCTCGTCGGCGGCGACGAGCCGGTCCAGCCAGAACAGCTGCTCGTCGTGCGGTACGGCGGCCAGCGAGCGCCCGGCCGCCGCCAGCAGCTGGAACGGCGCGAACCGTACGCCGTCCAGCCCGTCGGTGGTCCAGCAGTAGCGCCGGTAGGCGTCGGTGAACCGCGCGGCGTCGGCGGCCCGGTCCTGCTGGCGGGCGAGCAGCTCGCCGGTGTCGATGCCCCGCGCGGCGGCCGCGGCCAGGGCACCGAGGGCGTCCGGGAAGACGGCGCGGGAGGCCGCGCCGACGGCGGCGTACTGGTTGCGCAGCAGGCCGGTGGACTTCAGCGACCAGGGCAGCAGCTCCCCGTCCAGCAGCAGCCAGTCGGTGGCCAGCTCCTCCCACAGGCCCGCGTCGGTGACGGCGCCGCGGAGCCGGGTCAGGACCTCCTCGGTGACCTCGGGGTCGCGGAAGAAGGGCCGGCCGGTGCGGGTGTAGACGGAACCGGTCGGCCCGTCGGCACCGAAGCGCTCCCGGGCGCTCTCGGCGTCCTTGCACACCAGAACCGTGGCCCGGGAGCCCATGTGCTTCTCCTCGCACACGACCTGGGCGATGCCGTCCTTGCGGTACTGGGCGAAGGCCTCGGCCGGGTGCTCCAGGTAGCCCGCCTCCCGGGAGGTGGCGGTGGGCGCCATGGTCGGCGGCAGGTACGGGACCAGCCGCGGGTCCACCGCGAAGCGGCTCATGACCTCCAGGGCCGCCGCCGCGTTCTCCTCGCGCACGGTGACGTTGCCCAGGTGCCGGGTCTCGACGATCCGGCGCCCGTGGACGTCGCCCAGGTCGAGCGGACGCCCCTCGTGGCCGCCCGGCGCCTCGCCGGCGAGCGGCCTGACCGGCTCGTACCAGACCTTCTCGGCCGGTACGTCGACCAGTTCGCGCTCGGGCCAGCGCAGGGCGGTCATCTTCCCGCCGAAGACGGCGCCGGTGTCCAGGCAGATGGTGTTGTTGATCCAGGCGGTGTTCGGGACCGGGGTGTGGCCGTAGACCACGACCGCCTTGCCGCGGTAGTCCTCCGCCCACGGGTAGCGCACGGGCAGGCCGAACTCGTCGGTCTCGCCGGTGGTCTCCCCGTACAGGGCGTGCGAGCGGACCCGGCCGGAGGTGCGGCCGTGGTACTTCTCGGGCAGCCCGGCGTGGCAGACCACCAGCTTGCCGCCGTCGAGCACGTAGTGGCTGACCAGGCCGCGGATGAACTCCCGCACCTCCTGGACGAACTCCTCCGGCTCATGGCTCAGCTGCTCGATCGTCTCGGCGAGCCCGTGGGTCTGCTGGACCTTGGAGCCCTTGAGGTAACGGCCGAGCTTGTTCTCGTGGTTCCCGGGCACGCACAGCGCGTTGCCGGACCCGACCATGCCCATCACGCGGCGCAGGACGCCGGGGCTGTCCGGGCCGCGGTCGACGAGGTCGCCGACGAAGACCGCGGTGCGGCCCTCCGGGTGGGCGCCGTCCTCGTACCCGAGCTGGCCGAGCAGGGTCTCCAGCTCGGAGGAACAGCCGTGGATGTCGCCGATGATGTCGAAGGGTCCGGTGAGGTGGGTGAGGTCGTTGAACCGCTTCTCCAGCACCACTTCCGCGCTGTCGGCCTCCTCGGGCGTGCGCAGCACGTGCACCTTGCGGAAGCCCTCGCGCTCCAGACCGCGCAGCGAGCGGCGCAGGTCGCGGCGGTGCCGCTGGATGACGGCGCGGGGCAGCCCGGCCCGGTCGGGGCGGCCGGCGTTGCGTTCGGCGCAGACCTCCTCGGGCATGTCGAGGACGATGGCGATGGGCAGCACGTCGTGCGCGCGGGCGAGCTGGACCAGCTGCCGGCGGGCCTCGGACTGCACGCTGGTCGCGTCGACGACGGTGAGGCGCCCGGCCTCCAGCCGCTTGCCGGCGATGTAGTGGAGGACGTCGAAGGCGTCCCGGCTCGCACTCTGGTCGTTCTCGTCGTCGGAGACGAGGCCCCGGCAGTAGTCGGAGGAGATGATCTCGGTGGGCTTGAAGTGCTTGCGGGCGAAGGTGGACTTGCCGGATCCGGTGGCCCCGATCAGGACGACGAGGGACAGGTCGGTGACGGGAAGTACGCGCGCGGCGGTCGTGGTCATGCGACCTCACCCTCTTTCTTGGTCTCCGTGCTGATCTGTGTGAAAACGGCCATCTGGGTGGGCGGCCCCACCTCGGGGTCGTCGTCCCCGACGGGAACGAACTCGGCGGCGTACCCGTACCGTTCGGCGACCTCTCCGGCCCAGGTACGGAACTCCTCACGGGTCCACTCGAAGCGGTGGTCGCCGTGCCGGACGTGCCCGGCGGGCAGGGTCTCCCAGCGGACGTTGTACTCGACGTTCGGGGTGGTGACGAGGACGGTGCGGGGGCGGGCCGAGCCGAACACCGCGTACTCCAGGGCGGGCAGCCGCGGCAGATCGAGGTGTTCGATGACCTCGCTGAGCACGGCCGCGTCGTAGCCGGTCAGCCGCTTGTCGGTGTAGGCGAGCGAGCCCTGCAGCAGCTGCACGCGGCTGCTCTGCCGCTCCCCCATCCGCTCGAGGCGCAGCCGCTTGGCGGCCGTGCCGAGGGCCCGCATGGACACGTCGACGCCGACGATCTCGGTGAAGGCGGCGTCCTTGAGGAGGGCCTGCACCAGCTGGCCCTGTCCGCAGCCGAGGTCGAGGACCCGGGCCGCGCCGGCGGTGCGCAGTGCGGCGAGGACCGCCTCGCGCCGCTGCACGGCGAGCGGTACGGGCCTTTCCTCGGTGTCACGGTTCTCGTCCACGGCGTTGTCGAGCTCCTCGACCTCGCTGCCGTCGGCCTCGGCCAGCCGGACCAGCTCCAGCCGCTCCAGGGCGTCGCGGGTCAGCCGCTTGTGGCGGGCGAGGTAGCGGGCGCTGATGAGCCCGTTCTCGGGGTGCGCGGCCAGCCAGCCGTCTCCGGCGCGCAGCAGCTTGTCCACCTCGTCGGGGGCGACCCAGTAGTGCTTCGCGTCGTCGAGCACGGGCAGCAGGACGTAGAGCTGCCGCAGGGCGTCGGCGAGCCGCAGTTCGCCCTCCAGCACGAGCCGTACGTACCGGGAGTCCCCCCACTCGGGGAACTGCTCGTCGAGCGGCACGGGTTCGGCCCGCACGAGGTCCCAGCCGAGCGGATCGAACAGCCTGTGGACGAGCTCCGCCCCGCCGCGGGCGGGCAGCGCCGGTATCTCGATCCGCAGCGGACGGGCCTGCTCCGGCAGCTCGGGGCGGGCGGTGCACTGGCCCTTGAGCGCGCTGCGAAAGACGGAACTGAGCGCGACGGCGAGCAGCGAGGAGGCGGCGTACGGACGGTCGTTGACGTACTGCGCGAGCGCGGCGTCGGGCGCCCCGCCCCGCCCTTTGCCCTGCCCGCGCCGCACGAGTGCGACGGGATCCACCTCAAGCAGCAGGGCCGCCGTGCATCGCTGGTCGGCGGCCTCGGGATAGAACACGTGGGCGACACCGTGGGAGGTGGAGAACGCCTGCACCTTCCCGGGATGCTTGTGCAGCAGAAAACCCAGATCGGTAGCCGGGTGCTCAGCACTGCCAGTGGTGGAGATCGTCAGGAACATGCAGCTCAGCATGCCTGCAGCCCCCTGGCGAGGGCCACCGGATTTTCCCCCTCGCCCACCTCCCGCACCACCCCCGGATCCCGGTCGGGCTCACTGGAGCCGCTGCATCCCCGCGGTCAGTTGGGCGATGGCGGGCGGGCCGATGCGGCAGCAGCCGCCCAGGAGGCGGGCGCCCGCCGTGAGCCAGGCTTCGACGGGCCAGGGGGCGGGGTCGGGCGGGGCGTGCCAGGTGGCGGTGGGGGCGTCCCAGACGGAGCCGTCGTTCGGGTAGGCCAGGAGCGGCTTGGCGGTGACGGAGGCGGCCGCCTCCAGGGCGGGCAGTACGTCCGCCGGGTCGCAGCAGTTGACGCCGAGGGCGATGATCTCCGGGGCCTCGGCCGCGAGGGCGAAGGCCTCGGGGAGGGGCTGGCCTGCGCGGGTGCGGGCGTCGGCCACGGTGTAGCTCAGCCAGGCGGGCGCACCGGTTGCGGCGAGGACGGCGAGCAGGGCTTCGGCCTCTTCGGCGTCCGGGACGGTCTCCACGGCCAGGACGTCGGGGCCCGCCTCGAGCAGCGCCTCGATGCGGGGGCGGTGGAAGGCGGCGAGCTCGCGCACGCTCAGCCCGTACCGCCCGCGGTACTCGGAGCCGTCCGCGAGCACCGCCCCGTACGGGCCGACCGAGGCGGCGACCCAGACCTCGTGGTCCGCGGCCTCGGCCGCCCGGGCGGCGAGTGCGACGCTGCGGTGCAGCAGGGCGGTGGTCGCGGCCCGGTCGTGGCCGTGGGCGGCGAAGGCCTCGTACCCCACCTGGTAGCCGGCGGTGATCAGCACCTCGGCGCCGGCCCGCGCGTACGCCGTGTGGGCGGCCTCCACCTGGTCCGGCCGCTCGGCGAGCACCCGGCCCGACCAGAGGCCGCCGGACAGGTCGCAGCCCTGGTCGGTGAGCTGGTTGCTCAGTCCGCCGTCCAGGAGCACGACCCTGCGGGCCAGGGCTTCGGCGAGCGGTCCGGACGCGCGGGGCATCGGTCGTGCGCCTGTCTCAGCCGAGCTGGGACAGCACCTGGGCCGAGATCAGCTCCAGGTGGTCCAGGTCGTCGAGGTCGAGCAGCTGGAGGTAGACGCGGGAGCTGCCGACGGCCGCGTAGGCGCCGATCTTCTCCACGACCTCGGCCGGAGAGCCGGCCAGGCCGTTGGCCTTGAGCTCGTCCACGTCGCGGCCGATGGCGGCGGCGCGGCGGGCGACCTCGGCGTCGTCCCTGCCGACGCACACCACGAGGGCGTTGGAGTAGACGAGGTCGTCGGCCCCCCGCCCGGCCTCCTCGGCGGCCCGGCGCACCCGGCCGAACTGCCGCTCGCTGTCCGCGATCGACGCGAACGGCATGTTGAACTCGTCGGCGTACCGGGCGGCGAGGCGCGGGGTGCGCTTCGCGCCGTGGCCGCCGATGAGCACGGGCACCTTGGCCTGGGCCGGCTTGGGCAGCGCCGGGGACTTCTCCACCTGGTAGTGGGTGCCGGCGTAGTCGAAGGTGGCGCCGGGCTCGGTGGCCCACAGGCCGGTGACGATGGCCAGCTGCTCCTCCAGCCGGGCCATCCGCTCCGCCGGGAAGGGGATGCCGTACGCCTTGTGCTCCTCCTCGAACCAGCCCGCTCCCAGGCCCAGTTCGACCCGGCCTCCGGACATCTGGTCGACCTGGGCCACCTGGATGGCGAGCACGCCGGGCAGCCGGAAGGTGCCGGCCGTCATCAGCGTGCCCAGCCGGATCCGCCGCGTCTCCCGGGCCAGGCCCGCGAGGGTGATCCAGGCGTCGGTGGGCCCGGGCAGGCCGTCCGCCGAGCCCATCCGCAGGTAGTGGTCGGACCGGAAGAACGCGTCGAAGCCCAGGTCCTCGGTGGCCTTGGCGACGCTCAGGAGGGTGTCGTAGCTGGCGCCCTGCTGGGGTTCGGTGAAAATACGGAGATCCATGCCTCCCATCCTGCCTCGCCCGGCCGCCTCCGGCAGGCGCCCCCGTCCCGCCCCGGCAGGGTGAATCTGCGTCAACCCTGCGGTCCGCCCCGCGCCAGGCCGGTGACCGGCCCGGACGGGGATCGTTGGCTCGGACGGAGCCGGACCGCCCGGCCCGCGCGCCGAAGGGCCTGCTGCAGCAGATGGAAGAGCTGATCGCGGCGCTGAACGCCGACCTGTCGCAGCTCGACGCCGACCTCCAGTCCTCCACGGACCGCACCCCCGGCACGCCGCCGGCCCCGGGAAGCCGCGCCCCCGAGAGCGAGCGCCCGTCCCACCGGTCGTACTGACCGTGCGGGTCCCGTCGCGCGCGGCGGGACCCTCGATCCCGTTCTCCCGTCGTTCGCCCGCTCCCGTCAGGCCACGCCCGAGGCGGACCCCCGTTCACGGACCGCCAGGCGCCGCAGGACCGCCCGGACCCGGTCGCTCGATTCGTCGGCCGCGTCGATGGACTCTATGCACTGCCAGTACAGGCCTTCGTCGTCCGTCGCACAGGCCACCCCGACCAGGGCTATCCCCACTTCGCCGAGCAACGCCTGCAGTCCGAGCAGAGCCTGGCGGACATCCGCCACCTCGGTCAGCTGCGCCGCTCTCGGCGGATAGTCGGGCGCGCTGCCCTCGCCGCGCAGGGCGGCTCTGTCGAGCACCCCGCAGCCTCTGCCCCCCGCTTCACCCAGTCCCCGTGCCTCCGATCTCAGCTCCCGCGGCCCGGTGACCGCCAGCCAGCTCCCTATCCCCTGCGTGAGCGCCTGGGCCTGCCAGGCCTCGCCCACGATGTCCATCGCCGCCCCGCTCTGTGCCAGCGCGTGCCGGCCGGCCGCGATGAGCCGTACCGC
The Streptomyces sp. NBC_01296 DNA segment above includes these coding regions:
- a CDS encoding LLM class F420-dependent oxidoreductase — protein: MDLRIFTEPQQGASYDTLLSVAKATEDLGFDAFFRSDHYLRMGSADGLPGPTDAWITLAGLARETRRIRLGTLMTAGTFRLPGVLAIQVAQVDQMSGGRVELGLGAGWFEEEHKAYGIPFPAERMARLEEQLAIVTGLWATEPGATFDYAGTHYQVEKSPALPKPAQAKVPVLIGGHGAKRTPRLAARYADEFNMPFASIADSERQFGRVRRAAEEAGRGADDLVYSNALVVCVGRDDAEVARRAAAIGRDVDELKANGLAGSPAEVVEKIGAYAAVGSSRVYLQLLDLDDLDHLELISAQVLSQLG
- a CDS encoding 3' terminal RNA ribose 2'-O-methyltransferase Hen1, with translation MFLTISTTGSAEHPATDLGFLLHKHPGKVQAFSTSHGVAHVFYPEAADQRCTAALLLEVDPVALVRRGQGKGRGGAPDAALAQYVNDRPYAASSLLAVALSSVFRSALKGQCTARPELPEQARPLRIEIPALPARGGAELVHRLFDPLGWDLVRAEPVPLDEQFPEWGDSRYVRLVLEGELRLADALRQLYVLLPVLDDAKHYWVAPDEVDKLLRAGDGWLAAHPENGLISARYLARHKRLTRDALERLELVRLAEADGSEVEELDNAVDENRDTEERPVPLAVQRREAVLAALRTAGAARVLDLGCGQGQLVQALLKDAAFTEIVGVDVSMRALGTAAKRLRLERMGERQSSRVQLLQGSLAYTDKRLTGYDAAVLSEVIEHLDLPRLPALEYAVFGSARPRTVLVTTPNVEYNVRWETLPAGHVRHGDHRFEWTREEFRTWAGEVAERYGYAAEFVPVGDDDPEVGPPTQMAVFTQISTETKKEGEVA
- the mmuM gene encoding homocysteine S-methyltransferase, whose product is MPRASGPLAEALARRVVLLDGGLSNQLTDQGCDLSGGLWSGRVLAERPDQVEAAHTAYARAGAEVLITAGYQVGYEAFAAHGHDRAATTALLHRSVALAARAAEAADHEVWVAASVGPYGAVLADGSEYRGRYGLSVRELAAFHRPRIEALLEAGPDVLAVETVPDAEEAEALLAVLAATGAPAWLSYTVADARTRAGQPLPEAFALAAEAPEIIALGVNCCDPADVLPALEAAASVTAKPLLAYPNDGSVWDAPTATWHAPPDPAPWPVEAWLTAGARLLGGCCRIGPPAIAQLTAGMQRLQ
- a CDS encoding polynucleotide kinase-phosphatase — translated: MTTTAARVLPVTDLSLVVLIGATGSGKSTFARKHFKPTEIISSDYCRGLVSDDENDQSASRDAFDVLHYIAGKRLEAGRLTVVDATSVQSEARRQLVQLARAHDVLPIAIVLDMPEEVCAERNAGRPDRAGLPRAVIQRHRRDLRRSLRGLEREGFRKVHVLRTPEEADSAEVVLEKRFNDLTHLTGPFDIIGDIHGCSSELETLLGQLGYEDGAHPEGRTAVFVGDLVDRGPDSPGVLRRVMGMVGSGNALCVPGNHENKLGRYLKGSKVQQTHGLAETIEQLSHEPEEFVQEVREFIRGLVSHYVLDGGKLVVCHAGLPEKYHGRTSGRVRSHALYGETTGETDEFGLPVRYPWAEDYRGKAVVVYGHTPVPNTAWINNTICLDTGAVFGGKMTALRWPERELVDVPAEKVWYEPVRPLAGEAPGGHEGRPLDLGDVHGRRIVETRHLGNVTVREENAAAALEVMSRFAVDPRLVPYLPPTMAPTATSREAGYLEHPAEAFAQYRKDGIAQVVCEEKHMGSRATVLVCKDAESARERFGADGPTGSVYTRTGRPFFRDPEVTEEVLTRLRGAVTDAGLWEELATDWLLLDGELLPWSLKSTGLLRNQYAAVGAASRAVFPDALGALAAAAARGIDTGELLARQQDRAADAARFTDAYRRYCWTTDGLDGVRFAPFQLLAAAGRSLAAVPHDEQLFWLDRLVAADEASGTGLLRRTGRILVDTADEDSVRAGTDWWLELTAAGGEGMVVKPLQAYARDGKGRLVQPGVKVRGREYLRIIYGPEYTRPEQLEKLRQRFLGHKRSLALREYALGLEALDRLAGEEPLWRVHEAVFGVLALESEPVDPRL
- a CDS encoding DUF6099 family protein; the encoded protein is MDAVRLIAAGRHALAQSGAAMDIVGEAWQAQALTQGIGSWLAVTGPRELRSEARGLGEAGGRGCGVLDRAALRGEGSAPDYPPRAAQLTEVADVRQALLGLQALLGEVGIALVGVACATDDEGLYWQCIESIDAADESSDRVRAVLRRLAVRERGSASGVA